From the genome of Thiovibrio frasassiensis:
GGCCAGGATGGCTCTTACCTTGCGGAATTTCTTCTTGAAAAGGGGTACGAGGTGCACGGGATCAAGCGGCGTGCCTCATCGTTCAACACCCAGCGAGTGGATCACATTTATCAGGACCCGCATGTGCAAGATGCCCATTTCAAGCTGCACTACGGCGATGTGACGGATTCCTCCAACCTGACCCGTATTCTGCAGGAAGTCAAGCCCGACGAGGTCTACAACCTGGCCGCGCAATCGCATGTGGCGGTAAGCTTCGAAGCCCCGGAATATACGGCGGACGTGGTTGCCATGGGCACCCTGCGGTTGCTGGAATCCATCCGCCTTCTCGGGCTGGAAAAGAAGACCCGCTTTTACCAAGCCTCGACCTCCGAGCTTTACGGCCTGGTGCAGGAAACTCCGCAGAAGGAGACCACGCCCTTCTACCCGCGCAGCCCCTACGCGGCAGCAAAACTCTATGCCTATTGGATTACAGTGAATTACCGCGAAGCCTATGGCATGTATGCCTGTAACGGCATCCTCTTCAATCACGAATCGCCGCGTCGTGGCGAAACCTTTGTGACCCGGAAAATCACCCGTGGCCTGGCCAATATGGCGCAAGGGCTGGAGCAATCTCTTTATCTGGGCAACATGGACGCTCTGCGGGACTGGGGGCATGCCAAAGATTACGTCATGATGCAGTGGTTGATGCTGCAACAGGAGCAGCCCGAAGATTATGTCATTGCCACCGGCGTGCAATACAGTGTGCGCCAGTTTGTCATCTGGTCGGCAGCAGAACTGGGTATTACCCTTGAGTTTGTCGGCAAGGGAGTGGAGGAGCACGGTGTGGTGAAAGCTATTGTCGGAGATAAGGCTCCGGCGCTCAAGGTGGGAGACATCATCGTTCGCGTGGACCCACGCTATTTTCGGCCGGCCGAGGTGGAAACCCTGTTGGGCGACCCAAGCAAGGCGAAGGAAAAGCTCGGTTGGGTTCCGGAAATCACGGTGCAGGAGATGTGTGCAGAAATGGTGGCGCATGACCTGGAAGAAGCCCGGCGTAATGCTTTGTTGAAGGCCAGCGGCTA
Proteins encoded in this window:
- the gmd gene encoding GDP-mannose 4,6-dehydratase; this encodes MKKALITGITGQDGSYLAEFLLEKGYEVHGIKRRASSFNTQRVDHIYQDPHVQDAHFKLHYGDVTDSSNLTRILQEVKPDEVYNLAAQSHVAVSFEAPEYTADVVAMGTLRLLESIRLLGLEKKTRFYQASTSELYGLVQETPQKETTPFYPRSPYAAAKLYAYWITVNYREAYGMYACNGILFNHESPRRGETFVTRKITRGLANMAQGLEQSLYLGNMDALRDWGHAKDYVMMQWLMLQQEQPEDYVIATGVQYSVRQFVIWSAAELGITLEFVGKGVEEHGVVKAIVGDKAPALKVGDIIVRVDPRYFRPAEVETLLGDPSKAKEKLGWVPEITVQEMCAEMVAHDLEEARRNALLKASGYSVSICTER